In Mastigocladopsis repens PCC 10914, a single window of DNA contains:
- a CDS encoding SDR family oxidoreductase, with translation MTTTQKVAVVTGAYRGLGFEASRQLAKKGYKVILTSRDEAKGKAAAEKLQTEGLDVIFHPLDVTDDESSQKLAKFIREQFGKLDVLVNNAAIYIDAQAGGNSVFDAKVDTLRQTMETNVYGVLRVTQALIELMKKQNYGRIVNVSSGAGQLSDMGSGTPAYRVSKTALNALTRIFANELEGKNILVNSVCPGWVKTEMGGPNAPRTPEQGVDTIVWLATLPDEGARGGFFRDRQPIDW, from the coding sequence ATGACCACAACGCAAAAAGTTGCAGTTGTAACAGGTGCATATCGTGGATTGGGATTTGAAGCTTCTCGTCAATTGGCTAAAAAGGGATATAAAGTCATTCTGACCAGTCGTGATGAAGCCAAAGGCAAAGCTGCTGCTGAAAAGTTACAAACTGAAGGCTTGGATGTCATTTTTCATCCTCTTGATGTCACAGATGATGAAAGCAGTCAAAAATTAGCCAAATTTATTCGTGAGCAGTTTGGCAAACTCGATGTCTTAGTGAATAACGCAGCTATATATATTGATGCTCAAGCTGGTGGAAACAGCGTGTTTGATGCCAAAGTTGACACTTTACGTCAAACAATGGAAACAAATGTTTACGGTGTTTTGCGAGTGACTCAAGCGTTAATTGAGTTGATGAAGAAACAGAATTACGGACGGATAGTGAACGTTTCTTCTGGTGCGGGACAACTGAGCGATATGGGGAGTGGTACGCCTGCGTATCGCGTTTCCAAAACTGCTTTGAATGCTTTAACGCGAATTTTTGCTAACGAATTAGAAGGCAAAAACATCTTAGTGAATTCAGTTTGTCCTGGTTGGGTGAAAACCGAGATGGGCGGACCAAATGCGCCTCGCACGCCAGAACAAGGAGTCGATACGATTGTGTGGCTAGCAACGCTTCCTGATGAAGGTGCTAGGGGTGGGTTCTTCAGAGATCGTCAACCAATTGATTGGTAG
- a CDS encoding VOC family protein, whose product MNFIRFEHINVSCKNLDATKKFYQTLFPDWYVRAEGVFEGRRWLHLGNNQFYLALNDETDQERVHTPYESIGINHVGFVIKDGEAMQKLLDAESIEYYTMTAPETKHRIYVNDPDGNEIELVEYNPEYSLK is encoded by the coding sequence ATGAACTTTATTCGCTTTGAACACATCAACGTTTCTTGTAAAAATCTCGACGCAACCAAGAAGTTTTACCAAACCCTATTTCCTGATTGGTACGTACGCGCTGAAGGAGTGTTTGAGGGTAGACGCTGGTTGCATTTAGGCAATAACCAATTTTATCTTGCTCTCAATGATGAAACTGACCAAGAGCGTGTGCATACGCCTTACGAAAGCATTGGTATAAACCATGTTGGCTTTGTAATTAAAGACGGCGAAGCCATGCAAAAATTGCTTGATGCTGAGAGCATTGAATATTACACAATGACAGCGCCTGAAACAAAGCATAGAATTTATGTCAATGACCCAGATGGTAATGAGATTGAGTTAGTTGAATATAACCCAGAGTACTCATTGAAATAA
- a CDS encoding YqhA family protein, producing MRQVLSSAKYIMLLPALSNVLAACVLIIYSAIHTLTTIVELLSKSLTGKIHKAMIFKTAISFIEIVDIMLLATVILISGLGLYELFIGNLKLPNWLLIRNLDDLKEKLIKAVVAVIAVQFLVAVVNNDPNLLSYGTAVSIVIIALTIFTNFSPSKLNKNYQTENYDSKLEKMVEDVKDRFIESLNQPKNITLVPRESPRNGKHKN from the coding sequence ATGCGTCAAGTACTATCTTCTGCAAAATATATTATGCTTTTGCCTGCATTATCTAATGTGCTGGCAGCATGTGTTTTGATCATATACAGTGCGATACACACTTTGACGACTATTGTTGAACTCCTTAGCAAAAGCCTGACTGGAAAAATTCACAAAGCAATGATTTTCAAAACGGCTATTTCCTTTATTGAAATCGTTGATATCATGCTTCTAGCCACTGTAATCTTGATTAGTGGTCTGGGCTTATACGAGCTATTTATTGGTAACCTTAAACTCCCCAATTGGCTACTGATTCGTAATTTAGATGACCTCAAAGAAAAACTTATTAAGGCGGTAGTAGCTGTTATAGCTGTCCAGTTTCTTGTTGCCGTAGTGAATAATGATCCCAACTTACTATCCTATGGTACAGCAGTGTCTATAGTAATTATTGCTTTGACAATTTTTACTAATTTTTCGCCTAGTAAGTTAAATAAAAATTATCAAACTGAAAATTATGATTCTAAATTAGAAAAAATGGTAGAAGACGTGAAAGATAGGTTCATTGAATCTCTAAATCAACCGAAAAATATCACATTGGTTCCTCGAGAATCTCCTCGCAATGGTAAACATAAAAACTAG
- a CDS encoding ComF family protein — protein sequence MQPLIKNLASLLNLFLQSNCPLCQRPTSQELCQNCARQLQKCHLKDPRYLWKDPLPVFAWGAYGGILKRAIATMKYDNQPQIARPLGQWLGEAWLLNSPICERKVVVVPIPLHASRQKQRGYNQAGLIAQSFCETTGLKLKQNGLERVRTTEAQHSLSACERAKNLAEAFGIGQDFRRRPEAPVLLIDDIYTTGATAMSAMQTLNQAGIAVLGLAATAMTLRE from the coding sequence ATGCAACCTTTGATTAAAAATCTCGCAAGCTTATTAAACCTTTTTCTCCAATCAAACTGCCCCCTTTGCCAGCGTCCAACCTCCCAGGAATTGTGTCAAAACTGTGCCAGACAGTTGCAAAAATGTCACCTAAAAGACCCCAGATATCTGTGGAAAGACCCCCTACCAGTGTTTGCTTGGGGGGCGTATGGCGGTATCCTCAAACGGGCGATCGCTACAATGAAATACGACAATCAACCCCAGATTGCCCGTCCTTTGGGTCAATGGTTAGGAGAAGCATGGCTACTAAATTCGCCTATATGCGAACGCAAGGTTGTGGTTGTTCCTATCCCACTCCACGCAAGCAGGCAAAAACAACGAGGATACAATCAAGCTGGATTGATAGCACAAAGTTTCTGCGAAACGACTGGATTAAAATTGAAACAAAATGGTTTGGAAAGGGTGCGAACGACTGAGGCACAGCATTCTTTATCTGCCTGTGAGCGAGCAAAAAATTTAGCTGAAGCCTTTGGCATAGGGCAAGATTTTCGTCGCCGTCCAGAAGCTCCAGTGCTTTTGATTGATGACATTTACACTACGGGTGCTACTGCTATGTCTGCTATGCAAACACTTAATCAAGCAGGAATTGCAGTTTTAGGGTTAGCAGCAACTGCCATGACCTTGAGAGAGTAG
- a CDS encoding PPC domain-containing protein produces MRSKGFAVGLKQVTIIPATLLAVGISTTAAFAQANKLYSPIPIPLGNEVFDTLSDKDIPTGQGGFARDYMVKLSKGDNLAIDLVSESFDCIITLLAPDGTTVAENDDGPDGSSNSLLFTRVAETGTYVIRVRSFGETGIGAFKLKVTRLQPVK; encoded by the coding sequence ATGAGAAGTAAGGGTTTTGCCGTGGGATTGAAACAAGTCACAATAATTCCTGCTACATTACTAGCAGTTGGTATAAGTACAACGGCAGCTTTCGCTCAAGCTAATAAGTTGTATAGTCCAATTCCCATACCTCTCGGTAATGAAGTTTTCGATACACTCTCTGACAAAGACATTCCCACAGGTCAAGGTGGATTTGCCCGTGATTACATGGTCAAGTTGAGTAAGGGTGATAATCTGGCAATTGATCTGGTGTCTGAAAGTTTTGACTGTATCATCACGCTGTTGGCACCAGACGGAACAACAGTAGCAGAAAATGATGATGGTCCTGATGGCAGTAGTAATTCCCTACTTTTTACCCGCGTCGCGGAAACAGGTACTTACGTCATTCGCGTTCGGTCTTTTGGAGAAACTGGGATTGGGGCTTTTAAACTCAAGGTCACACGGCTACAGCCAGTTAAATAA
- a CDS encoding ZIP family metal transporter gives MQSLVIGAVASLGAGLATVLGALPILLPINLTQRVQGIMLGFGGGVMLAATSFSLIVPGTEAAISQGYSKANAALIMVAGILLGGLFLQLAHRFMPHEHFFKEEEIRSNNLKRIWLFIGAITIHNFPEGLAVGVNFGNNNITDGIPVALGIGLQNIPEGLVVALSLVGEKYSAGYALWISLLTGLVEPIGGLIGAGVVSIANFILPWAMAFAAGAMLFVISDEIIPESHRKGLEKEGTIGVMFGFVVMMFLDIALG, from the coding sequence ATGCAAAGCCTTGTTATAGGTGCAGTTGCCAGTTTAGGTGCAGGACTTGCTACAGTTCTTGGTGCCTTGCCGATTTTACTACCAATAAATCTCACACAGCGAGTGCAAGGAATTATGCTGGGGTTTGGTGGGGGAGTGATGTTAGCGGCGACATCGTTTTCGTTAATTGTGCCTGGTACGGAAGCAGCGATTTCCCAAGGTTACTCCAAAGCGAATGCAGCCTTAATTATGGTGGCGGGTATTCTGCTTGGCGGATTATTTCTGCAACTAGCACATCGGTTTATGCCGCACGAACACTTTTTTAAAGAGGAAGAAATTCGTAGCAATAACCTCAAGCGAATTTGGCTATTTATTGGCGCAATTACTATTCACAACTTTCCAGAAGGATTAGCAGTGGGAGTGAATTTTGGCAACAACAATATTACCGATGGAATTCCCGTTGCTTTAGGTATTGGCTTGCAAAATATTCCAGAAGGGTTAGTAGTAGCATTATCTTTAGTAGGTGAGAAATATTCAGCAGGTTATGCTTTGTGGATTTCGCTGCTGACGGGTTTAGTCGAACCAATTGGCGGTTTAATTGGTGCTGGTGTCGTGAGTATTGCCAATTTCATATTGCCTTGGGCGATGGCGTTTGCTGCAGGAGCAATGTTGTTTGTGATTAGTGATGAAATCATTCCCGAGTCTCATCGTAAAGGTTTGGAAAAAGAAGGAACTATTGGTGTGATGTTTGGCTTTGTCGTCATGATGTTTTTAGATATTGCTTTAGGTTAA